Proteins encoded in a region of the Ruegeria sp. AD91A genome:
- a CDS encoding amidohydrolase family protein yields the protein MKGKLVTLVMISNFIQWPFLQSHSNILIQKWQPRQNFPDYSWQNMNMKGVLMSGLKVSTVAAAFVAASLSFTTPSQAQEQTPRQVLFSNVNIFNGVDGELVENGSVLVEGNLIKAVSADPIEAPDAFVVDGEGRTLMPGLIDMHSHLCLRDGIPWARTDYDQMLAGAYTSLVLIDYLDQGFTTTRDTGCNVLGVAKGVNNGVIPGPRIYPSGGVISQTGGHGDIGFFNDLPGTVDDLEKHGWSYIADGVTEARRAARHNFRGGATQIKVMAGGGVASEFDPLHMTQMSVEEMEAIVEVARDYGSYVTVHAYHDRSVNRAIDAGVRTIEHNFLVSEETIIRMANEGVALSAQAVMSLEAFADPESITFFSADQKNKARAVNAGAKQMFEWALKHNVLIVTGGDMFGPDVGRQAENLIWFNKIANNNLLTLQTATSNAAEVLSWSGEMSKHKDGPLGVIQEGAYADIILVNGNPLEDLDAVLRDNVDFVMKDGLVYKNWLPTENAPEFQPINPNRNAYLSR from the coding sequence TTGAAAGGCAAGCTCGTCACCCTAGTGATGATTAGCAATTTTATTCAGTGGCCATTTTTACAATCACATTCGAACATTTTAATTCAGAAGTGGCAACCGAGACAAAACTTTCCGGACTACAGTTGGCAAAACATGAATATGAAGGGAGTGCTTATGTCCGGCTTGAAAGTATCGACTGTCGCAGCAGCTTTTGTTGCGGCTTCCTTATCCTTTACGACGCCGTCGCAGGCTCAGGAACAGACGCCTCGGCAGGTTCTATTTAGTAACGTGAACATCTTCAACGGCGTAGACGGAGAACTCGTCGAAAACGGTTCGGTGCTGGTTGAAGGCAATCTGATAAAGGCCGTTTCTGCGGACCCAATCGAAGCTCCCGATGCTTTTGTGGTTGATGGAGAAGGCCGCACCTTGATGCCCGGCTTGATCGACATGCATTCGCACCTTTGCTTGCGCGACGGTATTCCTTGGGCTCGCACCGACTACGACCAGATGCTTGCGGGTGCCTATACGTCTCTTGTCTTAATCGACTACCTCGATCAGGGTTTTACAACGACACGCGACACTGGATGCAATGTGCTTGGCGTCGCTAAGGGTGTAAACAATGGCGTTATTCCCGGCCCTCGCATTTATCCTAGTGGTGGCGTCATCAGTCAAACCGGTGGGCATGGTGACATCGGCTTTTTCAATGACTTGCCGGGCACGGTGGATGACCTTGAAAAACACGGTTGGTCTTACATCGCGGATGGTGTGACCGAGGCGCGACGCGCGGCGCGGCACAATTTTCGAGGCGGTGCCACGCAGATTAAGGTGATGGCCGGGGGCGGTGTCGCCAGTGAGTTCGATCCACTTCATATGACGCAAATGTCCGTGGAAGAAATGGAAGCCATCGTTGAAGTCGCGCGAGACTACGGCAGCTATGTGACTGTTCATGCTTATCACGACCGTTCCGTCAACCGGGCCATCGATGCCGGAGTACGGACAATCGAACACAATTTTCTTGTGTCCGAGGAAACCATAATTCGAATGGCGAATGAGGGTGTTGCTTTGTCGGCTCAAGCGGTCATGTCGTTGGAGGCTTTCGCAGACCCAGAAAGTATCACCTTCTTTTCTGCTGATCAGAAAAACAAAGCGCGTGCTGTGAATGCTGGCGCGAAGCAAATGTTTGAATGGGCGTTGAAGCATAATGTGCTTATCGTCACAGGCGGCGACATGTTTGGTCCTGATGTTGGCCGTCAGGCAGAAAACCTAATTTGGTTCAATAAAATCGCCAACAACAACCTGCTTACGTTGCAAACGGCCACTTCAAATGCAGCTGAAGTTCTTAGCTGGAGTGGTGAGATGAGCAAACATAAGGACGGTCCGCTGGGCGTAATCCAAGAAGGCGCTTACGCTGACATTATCCTGGTGAATGGCAATCCGCTGGAAGATCTTGACGCGGTTCTGCGAGATAACGTCGACTTCGTTATGAAGGATGGTCTCGTTTATAAGAACTGGCTGCCGACCGAAAACGCACCCGAGTTCCAGCCAATCAATCCGAATCGAAACGCCTATTTGTCCCGATAG
- a CDS encoding Gfo/Idh/MocA family protein, which produces MVKLRWGMIGGGEGSQIGPAHRLGAQADGLFEFAAGALDHRPEAGREYAQRLGVAADRAYGDWQEMLASEKDREDRVDLVTIATPNSTHFEIAKAYLEAGFNVLCEKPMTMTVEEGEEIVRVAEASGKICAVNYCYSAYPMVRQARAMVRAGEIGQVRLVVTNFSHGHHGDATDADNPRVRWRYDPAMAGVSGQFADCGIHALHMASFICDDEVKTLSADMASTIASRELEDDAMINFRMEGGTVGRLWTSSVAIGRQHGFDIQVFGETGGLRWASEQPNQLIYTPVGGRTQIIEKGEGGLHGEAQRLSRVAIAHPEGFPLAVANIYCDLADAIRGESRDGLPDAADGVRSIAAVHAAVASGKADGAWHDARPPMFR; this is translated from the coding sequence ATGGTTAAGTTGAGATGGGGCATGATCGGTGGTGGTGAAGGCAGCCAGATTGGTCCCGCGCACCGCTTGGGGGCACAGGCTGACGGGCTGTTTGAATTCGCCGCTGGCGCGCTGGATCACCGGCCCGAAGCCGGCCGGGAATACGCGCAGCGATTGGGTGTTGCCGCCGATCGCGCCTATGGAGACTGGCAAGAGATGCTGGCAAGCGAGAAAGACCGTGAAGACCGGGTTGACCTGGTGACCATCGCCACACCCAACTCGACCCATTTCGAGATTGCCAAGGCGTATCTTGAAGCAGGCTTCAATGTCCTCTGTGAAAAGCCGATGACCATGACCGTGGAAGAGGGTGAGGAAATAGTCCGCGTTGCCGAAGCATCGGGAAAGATCTGCGCGGTGAACTACTGCTATTCCGCCTATCCCATGGTACGTCAGGCCCGCGCGATGGTGCGCGCGGGCGAAATCGGACAGGTGCGTCTTGTGGTGACCAATTTCAGCCATGGCCACCACGGGGATGCCACCGATGCCGACAATCCGCGTGTGCGGTGGCGCTATGACCCTGCGATGGCAGGCGTTTCCGGGCAGTTTGCCGATTGCGGTATTCACGCACTGCATATGGCCAGTTTTATCTGCGATGATGAGGTGAAGACGCTTTCGGCCGATATGGCCTCAACGATCGCAAGCCGGGAACTGGAAGACGATGCAATGATCAACTTTCGTATGGAAGGCGGCACAGTCGGGCGTCTTTGGACATCCTCTGTGGCGATCGGGCGCCAGCATGGCTTTGACATACAGGTCTTTGGCGAAACCGGCGGGCTGCGCTGGGCGTCTGAGCAGCCCAACCAATTGATCTATACTCCCGTCGGTGGGCGTACACAGATCATAGAAAAGGGCGAGGGCGGTCTGCATGGCGAAGCTCAGCGCCTGTCACGGGTCGCCATCGCGCACCCCGAGGGGTTCCCGCTGGCCGTCGCCAATATCTATTGCGATCTGGCGGATGCAATCCGCGGTGAAAGCCGGGATGGGCTGCCCGATGCTGCTGATGGTGTGCGATCGATCGCCGCCGTTCACGCGGCTGTTGCTTCGGGCAAAGCAGATGGCGCTTGGCATGATGCCCGCCCGCCAATGTTTCGTTGA
- a CDS encoding TIM barrel protein, giving the protein MPQPFQLAACAEMLWLDKPMEWRAARLTEMGFGVGLWNWPAWDTVKLERVGANYTIMNGYLQGRLADDLGADMLLTSARETVQIGKRLGVDRLNLHGTGLGDGGIPLWQHDVVTGDMWLKVRDTLRRICDLAEEQDVVFTLENLNLLDHPGCPFGSTKDVLALVSSVNHQSLRINLDLYHTQIGEGDLIRWCENCLPWIGEIQVADNPGRCQPGTGEINYAAVARALNDRGYRGPVSLEAFAAGDPETALEAFRAAFTI; this is encoded by the coding sequence ATGCCTCAACCTTTTCAACTTGCGGCATGTGCTGAAATGCTGTGGCTCGACAAACCCATGGAGTGGCGTGCCGCGCGGCTGACCGAGATGGGGTTTGGTGTTGGCCTATGGAACTGGCCGGCCTGGGATACGGTGAAACTTGAACGCGTTGGCGCGAACTATACGATCATGAATGGTTATCTTCAGGGCCGTCTTGCGGATGATTTAGGGGCTGACATGCTCCTGACATCCGCGCGTGAGACGGTACAGATTGGCAAGCGTCTTGGTGTGGATCGTCTGAACCTGCACGGCACCGGTTTGGGCGATGGTGGAATACCGCTCTGGCAGCACGATGTTGTGACCGGCGATATGTGGCTGAAAGTGCGGGACACGTTGCGCCGCATTTGTGATCTGGCGGAAGAACAGGATGTCGTTTTCACGCTGGAGAACCTGAATCTGCTGGATCATCCCGGTTGTCCTTTTGGTTCGACCAAGGATGTTCTGGCGTTGGTTTCGTCTGTGAACCACCAGAGCCTGCGCATAAATCTGGACCTCTATCACACGCAGATCGGGGAAGGCGATCTGATCCGTTGGTGCGAGAATTGCCTGCCTTGGATCGGAGAGATACAAGTGGCCGACAATCCCGGGCGGTGCCAGCCGGGAACCGGTGAGATCAACTATGCCGCCGTGGCGCGGGCGCTCAATGACAGGGGGTACCGTGGACCTGTCAGCCTCGAGGCATTTGCTGCGGGCGACCCAGAAACGGCGCTTGAGGCGTTCCGGGCAGCCTTTACGATTTAA
- a CDS encoding AraC family transcriptional regulator has protein sequence MPFNSTSQEHSEGFIRLSLAAPFLQYLTGRKINPQPALDQVGLKAELLSDPSVFVHSELVYGLVNAFSEVSGDRYLGLNVGEAFDLQGWPPFAQALQSTKTLFEFFTRFVELVPQESNSVRHSLVIEADKATYRIERQQEPTVPPIQVTGFGAAIYVRLLQTVVGDSWDSSRVRWESRYINGLPIDYKGIEVGLGTDPGMQISFPVGWLFLHHVSEGSAKPIASPKQEEEVTVVAALRSVLRDKLDETDLGPNVVAGLLGIQQERFLKALQQQGTTLPREIKRLRVDVAKEHLKEDQMTIAEIGLMLGYSDKSHFTRFFRGQTGMTPTKFRLGV, from the coding sequence TTGCCTTTCAACTCCACCTCTCAAGAGCATAGCGAGGGCTTTATTCGCCTCTCCTTAGCAGCTCCGTTTCTGCAATATCTCACCGGACGTAAAATCAATCCGCAACCAGCATTGGATCAGGTCGGCTTGAAAGCTGAACTGTTGTCTGACCCATCTGTGTTCGTTCACTCAGAGCTGGTCTACGGTTTAGTGAATGCCTTCTCAGAAGTATCAGGGGATCGATACCTAGGACTGAATGTAGGGGAAGCGTTTGACCTACAAGGATGGCCGCCCTTCGCTCAAGCCTTGCAATCTACAAAAACGCTATTCGAGTTTTTCACTCGCTTTGTTGAGCTCGTACCGCAGGAGTCCAATTCTGTGCGGCACAGCCTCGTCATTGAAGCAGACAAAGCGACTTATCGTATCGAGAGGCAACAGGAACCTACTGTCCCGCCCATTCAGGTGACCGGTTTTGGTGCCGCAATCTATGTACGCCTATTGCAGACCGTCGTCGGCGATTCCTGGGACTCTTCGCGTGTGCGGTGGGAAAGCAGATACATCAATGGTTTGCCTATCGACTACAAAGGGATCGAAGTTGGCCTGGGAACCGATCCCGGAATGCAAATTAGTTTTCCTGTGGGGTGGTTGTTTTTGCACCATGTCTCTGAGGGCTCTGCCAAGCCCATAGCCTCACCTAAACAAGAGGAAGAAGTAACCGTGGTGGCAGCTTTGCGCTCTGTCTTACGCGACAAACTGGATGAAACCGATTTGGGGCCAAATGTGGTGGCGGGATTGCTGGGAATACAGCAGGAGAGGTTTCTGAAAGCGCTTCAGCAACAAGGCACAACGCTACCCCGCGAAATAAAACGGCTGCGTGTCGATGTCGCCAAAGAGCACCTCAAAGAAGACCAGATGACAATTGCGGAGATTGGTCTGATGCTCGGCTATTCCGACAAGTCCCATTTCACTCGCTTTTTCCGAGGGCAAACCGGAATGACACCGACCAAGTTCCGCCTCGGTGTATAG
- a CDS encoding 5-deoxy-glucuronate isomerase has product MHIAPYDNQNKPIVDADDPTVPLNYFNIVKLKKGEAFEYKVPGYETCIVPATGSVDVDVEGVRFALLGNRGEDVWDGEPEGAYVPSGARALMVCVSETAEVFVAGSKYDKVLDPFDVREHDLVQYGSDDTKTHRKIKHILGQKQHDKVGCLLVSELFTVGQGGWSGFPSHKHDTNRLPDETRHDETYNFRFKPNWGSGLQMLQREDNEPGDAYHIVDGSTICIDKGYHPCCVLPGYEMYYFTILGGLTQRSLVQYFQPTHAYQIETIPGIKDMIAKFK; this is encoded by the coding sequence ATGCATATCGCGCCCTACGATAACCAGAACAAACCGATCGTCGACGCAGATGATCCAACTGTCCCACTGAACTATTTCAACATCGTAAAACTGAAAAAGGGCGAGGCCTTCGAATACAAGGTCCCGGGCTATGAGACCTGCATCGTGCCTGCCACCGGCAGCGTCGACGTGGATGTCGAGGGCGTGCGCTTTGCCCTTCTGGGCAACCGGGGCGAGGACGTATGGGATGGCGAGCCCGAAGGCGCCTATGTGCCGTCGGGGGCCAGGGCGCTGATGGTCTGCGTCTCGGAGACGGCCGAGGTGTTCGTGGCCGGCTCCAAATACGACAAGGTGCTGGACCCGTTCGATGTGCGCGAACACGACCTGGTGCAATATGGCAGCGATGACACCAAGACGCATCGCAAGATCAAGCACATCCTCGGCCAGAAACAGCATGACAAGGTCGGCTGCCTGCTGGTCAGCGAGCTGTTTACCGTGGGTCAGGGCGGCTGGTCGGGCTTTCCCAGTCACAAGCATGACACCAACCGCCTGCCGGACGAGACCCGGCATGACGAAACCTACAATTTCCGTTTCAAGCCCAACTGGGGCTCGGGCCTGCAGATGTTGCAGCGCGAGGACAACGAACCGGGCGATGCCTACCATATCGTCGACGGCTCCACGATCTGCATCGACAAGGGCTATCACCCCTGCTGCGTGCTGCCGGGATACGAGATGTATTACTTCACCATCCTCGGCGGGCTGACCCAGCGGTCGCTGGTGCAGTATTTCCAACCCACCCATGCCTATCAGATCGAGACCATTCCGGGCATCAAAGACATGATCGCGAAGTTCAAATGA
- a CDS encoding Gfo/Idh/MocA family protein, which translates to MPEIGIGIVGGGYMGKAHSVAMSAVGAVFNTALRPRLEVICSSSPDSAERYRTAYGYKRATHDWRVLVEDPQVEAIVIASPQSTHRQIAEAAFALGKPVLCEKPLGASLADSQAMAAAAEASGAVNMVGFNYIRTPASQFARQLIADGEIGDVTWFRGEHTEDFYADPRAPATWRTTGMANGTIGDLAPHMVNGALALVGPIAQVMADVETVHKTRPGGEVTNDDHAQMMCRFENGVMGNLYFSRVATGRKMGYAYEISGTKGAIRFDQEDQNALWLYKREGPEATRGFAKILTGPAHPDYEPFCQGPGHGTGYQDQIIIEAKDFLQAIHTGKATWPSFRDGHEVNRVLAAALASSDQRQWKDICDF; encoded by the coding sequence ATGCCTGAAATCGGAATTGGAATCGTCGGCGGCGGCTATATGGGCAAGGCCCATTCCGTAGCCATGTCTGCGGTCGGTGCAGTGTTCAACACGGCATTGAGACCCCGACTGGAGGTCATTTGTTCGTCCAGCCCCGATAGCGCTGAACGATACAGGACAGCCTACGGGTACAAACGCGCGACTCACGATTGGCGTGTATTGGTTGAGGACCCACAGGTCGAGGCAATCGTCATCGCCTCGCCTCAATCCACGCATCGTCAGATTGCCGAAGCGGCTTTTGCACTGGGCAAACCGGTTCTGTGTGAAAAGCCATTGGGCGCGTCGCTTGCGGACAGTCAGGCTATGGCTGCTGCTGCCGAGGCTTCGGGTGCGGTCAACATGGTGGGGTTCAACTATATTCGCACGCCCGCGAGCCAATTCGCCCGCCAGCTGATCGCCGACGGAGAGATTGGGGATGTCACTTGGTTCCGGGGGGAGCACACCGAAGATTTCTATGCCGACCCGCGAGCTCCGGCGACCTGGCGCACGACGGGCATGGCCAATGGCACAATCGGAGATCTGGCACCGCACATGGTCAACGGTGCGTTGGCACTTGTTGGACCCATCGCACAGGTGATGGCAGATGTTGAAACGGTTCACAAAACCCGACCTGGTGGTGAGGTGACAAACGACGACCACGCCCAGATGATGTGCCGGTTCGAAAACGGGGTTATGGGCAACCTGTATTTCAGCCGCGTCGCGACGGGGCGGAAAATGGGCTATGCTTATGAAATATCTGGAACAAAGGGCGCTATCCGGTTCGATCAGGAAGACCAGAACGCGCTGTGGCTGTATAAGCGGGAAGGGCCCGAAGCCACGCGCGGGTTTGCCAAGATCCTGACTGGCCCGGCGCATCCGGATTACGAGCCTTTCTGCCAGGGTCCGGGCCACGGAACAGGTTATCAGGACCAGATCATTATCGAGGCCAAAGATTTTCTGCAGGCCATCCATACCGGAAAAGCCACTTGGCCCTCTTTTCGCGACGGGCATGAGGTCAACCGTGTGCTTGCTGCCGCGTTGGCGTCGTCAGATCAGCGGCAGTGGAAAGACATCTGCGATTTCTGA
- the iolC gene encoding 5-dehydro-2-deoxygluconokinase, whose translation MDGIKGNRFAVLGRAGMDLYADPIGVRSEDADTFHADLGGSSANICAGLVKLGSEASLITSVSDDAIGRFCLNRLRHYGVDTSYIRVLGGEYRMSLAVYESRIENFQNVIYRNGAVDFQVTEEDMDRVDYSSFSAIISAGTVFASEPSRSATFRAFENARNAGLPIIFDIDYRPYSWPSPVVAAEVLSRAGDASDLIVGNDEEFGFMAGGIEKGFAKARELAEKPGRIIIYKMGEKGAVTLVDGQELRTGIYPVTAVKPNGAGDSFMAGLLASIAAGHDLKDAVMRGSACASIVVSHPGCAPAMPTTPELDAFLASHPGPAT comes from the coding sequence ATGGATGGTATCAAAGGAAACCGCTTCGCCGTTCTGGGTCGCGCAGGTATGGACCTGTACGCCGACCCGATCGGCGTCAGAAGCGAGGATGCCGACACGTTTCATGCCGACCTTGGGGGGTCTTCCGCGAATATTTGTGCCGGGTTGGTCAAGTTGGGCAGTGAGGCGTCGCTGATCACGTCCGTCTCGGATGATGCGATCGGACGGTTCTGTCTGAACCGGTTGCGGCATTACGGTGTGGACACATCCTATATCCGCGTTCTGGGCGGCGAATACCGCATGTCTCTGGCCGTGTACGAAAGCCGGATCGAGAACTTTCAGAATGTGATCTATCGTAATGGGGCCGTTGATTTCCAAGTCACCGAAGAGGATATGGACAGGGTCGATTATTCATCATTCTCGGCGATCATCTCGGCTGGGACGGTCTTTGCGTCCGAACCGTCGCGCAGCGCTACATTCCGGGCCTTTGAGAACGCCCGGAACGCAGGCCTGCCGATCATCTTCGATATCGATTACCGCCCCTACAGCTGGCCCTCACCCGTGGTGGCTGCCGAAGTTCTGTCGCGGGCTGGTGACGCCAGCGACCTGATCGTCGGCAACGACGAAGAGTTCGGGTTCATGGCCGGCGGCATCGAAAAGGGTTTTGCCAAGGCCCGGGAACTTGCTGAAAAACCCGGTCGGATCATCATCTACAAGATGGGTGAAAAAGGCGCTGTCACCTTGGTGGACGGGCAAGAACTTCGAACCGGTATTTACCCGGTCACTGCTGTCAAACCCAACGGGGCTGGCGACAGTTTCATGGCGGGTCTGTTGGCTTCGATCGCCGCAGGGCACGATCTGAAAGACGCCGTCATGCGCGGTTCGGCCTGCGCGTCGATCGTGGTGTCGCATCCCGGTTGCGCGCCCGCCATGCCGACGACCCCGGAACTGGACGCGTTCCTCGCTTCTCATCCCGGCCCGGCCACATAG
- a CDS encoding LacI family DNA-binding transcriptional regulator yields the protein MSVTLKDVAALAGVSRSAVSRTFTEGASVSAKTRSKVEKAARELGYSPNALASSLTTGRTKLIGLISNNFHNPIFLEVFDQFTRALQERGLRPLIVNLTDETEPANSVRMLRQYSVDAAIVASSTLPPSFAKAFHDAGVPVVHTFGRSATSPEVHVVGIDNVECGRMAARELVARGYASVGYLGGPQDATSSLDRQRGLIEEMAGHPQIPVSHSFAGAYSFEAGRAEMLRLLAGDPAQAYFCGDDILSIGALSALADHGLKPGNDIGIIGLNDMEMSRWEYINLTTIHQPIKQIITSSVDLVVEMLKEPQRYPEARIFPCRVIERGTLRPRV from the coding sequence GTGAGTGTAACTCTGAAAGACGTGGCCGCTTTGGCCGGCGTTTCACGATCCGCCGTGTCGCGCACCTTTACCGAAGGTGCCTCGGTTTCTGCAAAAACGCGCAGCAAGGTTGAAAAGGCGGCCCGTGAGCTGGGCTATAGTCCCAATGCCCTGGCTTCGTCTCTGACGACCGGTCGCACCAAACTGATCGGATTGATTTCGAACAACTTTCACAACCCGATTTTCCTGGAAGTCTTCGATCAGTTTACACGCGCCCTGCAGGAACGCGGCCTGCGCCCGCTGATCGTGAACCTGACGGACGAAACCGAACCTGCCAACTCTGTCCGAATGCTGCGCCAATACTCGGTTGATGCAGCTATCGTGGCATCCTCGACGTTACCGCCCAGTTTTGCAAAGGCCTTTCATGATGCGGGTGTACCAGTGGTGCACACGTTCGGCCGGTCTGCCACCTCGCCCGAAGTCCATGTGGTCGGGATCGACAACGTGGAATGCGGACGCATGGCTGCGCGCGAGCTGGTCGCGCGGGGCTATGCCAGTGTGGGCTATCTGGGCGGGCCACAGGATGCAACCTCGTCCCTGGACCGGCAACGGGGCTTAATTGAAGAAATGGCCGGCCATCCGCAGATTCCGGTCAGCCACTCCTTCGCCGGGGCCTATTCCTTCGAAGCGGGGCGGGCCGAGATGCTGCGCCTGCTGGCCGGTGATCCGGCGCAGGCCTATTTCTGCGGCGATGACATCCTGTCGATCGGGGCGCTGTCAGCGCTGGCCGATCACGGGCTGAAACCGGGCAACGATATCGGAATCATCGGCCTGAACGACATGGAGATGTCGCGCTGGGAATATATCAACCTGACCACCATCCATCAGCCGATCAAGCAGATCATCACTTCGTCCGTGGATCTGGTCGTCGAGATGTTGAAAGAGCCTCAGCGTTATCCCGAAGCCCGAATTTTCCCCTGCCGGGTGATTGAGCGGGGCACTCTACGGCCCCGCGTCTGA
- a CDS encoding DUF3299 domain-containing protein, translating into MRILIAAIALIWVAGTVDAGANLDWADLPDPSVQVFEDPYRDLKPEQFDDVLYAVRLRGRLQQDGGSEEERQKWQARLTETEDALAADGIDVDWLLDQREVVTERRREAGTNGNRQFDGQTITLAGFAIPAPSDPDGRPVAYLVPERGMCSHMPPPPPNQMIRVRLNGDWTPSYFHEPVRLTGKLTIDPSVQNMMVVDGLMPMNATFQLETERVESLETEADRLEWKQRAADRIRAAGDRKAGGAMASE; encoded by the coding sequence ATGAGAATATTGATTGCGGCTATTGCGTTGATATGGGTTGCTGGAACGGTTGATGCGGGAGCCAATCTCGATTGGGCTGATTTGCCAGATCCATCCGTGCAGGTCTTTGAAGACCCCTATCGCGATCTCAAACCTGAACAGTTCGACGATGTCCTCTACGCCGTAAGACTACGCGGCAGGTTGCAGCAGGACGGTGGCAGCGAAGAAGAGAGACAAAAATGGCAAGCGCGTTTGACCGAGACTGAGGATGCCTTGGCAGCTGATGGAATTGATGTCGACTGGCTACTCGATCAGCGAGAGGTTGTGACGGAACGTCGAAGAGAGGCTGGGACGAACGGAAATCGACAATTCGACGGTCAAACAATCACACTCGCAGGCTTTGCCATTCCTGCTCCGAGTGACCCGGACGGTCGGCCTGTGGCGTATTTGGTGCCAGAAAGAGGGATGTGCAGTCACATGCCTCCACCTCCGCCCAACCAGATGATACGTGTGCGGTTGAATGGGGACTGGACGCCCAGCTATTTCCACGAACCCGTTCGGCTGACCGGCAAGCTGACTATCGATCCTTCTGTTCAGAATATGATGGTTGTGGATGGCCTCATGCCGATGAACGCGACATTCCAGTTGGAGACGGAACGTGTCGAATCTCTGGAAACCGAAGCAGACAGGCTGGAATGGAAGCAGCGTGCCGCTGATCGCATCCGGGCGGCGGGAGATCGCAAGGCAGGCGGGGCAATGGCGTCTGAATGA
- a CDS encoding class II fructose-bisphosphate aldolase: MTLVTLKDVLQPAYEQGYAVGGLVTLGWEDMRAYVAAAEAENAPVILQAGPSCREHTPLPVLGKMFRYLAENASVPVVAHLDHGYTFEDCKVALDSGFTSLMFDGSRKPLQQNIDETAAIAEMAHSAGISCEGEIGFVGYSGGEGSNGTDPEEAAKFARESGVDAMAISVGNVHLQQNKEGGLDEARVAEIDAVAKVPLVIHGGSGVPVEQRMKLARETSICKFNIGTELRMAFGNAMREAVNRDPERFDRVTILKETHDPVEAAARTVIRAFGAPPQR; the protein is encoded by the coding sequence ATGACCCTCGTCACACTGAAAGACGTCCTGCAACCCGCTTATGAACAAGGCTATGCCGTGGGCGGGCTCGTGACGCTGGGCTGGGAAGACATGCGCGCCTATGTGGCCGCGGCCGAGGCGGAAAATGCACCGGTTATTTTGCAAGCCGGTCCCAGCTGTCGTGAGCACACACCGCTGCCCGTTCTGGGCAAGATGTTCCGGTATCTCGCCGAAAACGCCTCGGTTCCGGTCGTTGCCCATCTGGATCACGGCTACACTTTCGAGGACTGCAAGGTCGCCCTCGACAGTGGTTTTACGTCGCTGATGTTTGACGGATCACGCAAGCCCTTGCAGCAGAACATCGATGAAACCGCCGCGATCGCTGAGATGGCCCACTCAGCCGGGATTTCATGCGAGGGAGAGATCGGCTTTGTGGGGTATTCCGGTGGTGAAGGATCAAACGGCACCGACCCCGAAGAAGCCGCGAAGTTTGCACGCGAAAGCGGTGTCGACGCGATGGCGATTTCGGTTGGCAATGTTCACTTGCAGCAAAACAAAGAAGGTGGCCTGGATGAGGCGCGTGTCGCCGAAATCGATGCCGTGGCCAAAGTGCCTTTGGTCATTCATGGCGGGTCCGGTGTGCCGGTAGAGCAGCGAATGAAGCTGGCGCGCGAGACCTCGATCTGCAAGTTCAACATAGGAACCGAGCTGCGTATGGCATTCGGAAATGCCATGCGTGAAGCCGTCAATCGTGATCCTGAACGTTTTGACCGCGTCACGATCCTGAAGGAAACGCACGACCCGGTTGAGGCCGCTGCCCGCACCGTGATCCGTGCCTTTGGCGCCCCGCCGCAAAGGTAA